From one Marmota flaviventris isolate mMarFla1 chromosome 1, mMarFla1.hap1, whole genome shotgun sequence genomic stretch:
- the LOC114082136 gene encoding olfactory receptor 7E24-like: MSLSEDPDLQPILFGLFLSMYLVTVLGNLLIILAVSSDSHLHTPMYFFLSNLSFVDIGFISTTVPKMLMNIQTHNRVISYTGCLTQMSLFGIFVCMDDMLLTVMAYDRFVAICHPLHYTVIMNPRLCGFLTLVSFLLSLLDSQLHNLMILQITSFKDVKISSFFCDPSQLLNLSCSDNFSDNIVKYFLAAIYGLFPISGIFFSYYKIIASILRIPSSGGKYKVFSTCGSHLAVVCLFYGTVVGVYLSSAVSHSPRKGAVASVMYTVVTPMLNPFIYSLRNRDIKNALRRLHSRIFHS, encoded by the coding sequence ATGAGCCTTTCAGAAGACCCAGACCTGCAGCCCATCCTGTTTGGAttgttcctgtccatgtacctggtcacagtgcttggAAACCTGCTTATCATCCTGGCCGTCAGttctgactcccacctccacacccccatgtacttcttcctctccaacctgtcttTTGTGGACATTGGTTTCATCTCGACCACAGTCCCAAAGATGCTCATGAACATCCAAACTCACAACAGAGTCATTTCCTACACTGGCTGCCTAACACAAATGTCtctttttggcatttttgtaTGTATGGATGACATGCTTCTGACTGTGATGGCTTATGACCggtttgtggccatctgtcaccccctgcaTTATACAGTCATTATGAACCCTCGTCTCTGTGGCTTCTTAACTTTGGTATCATTTTTGCTGAGTCTTTTGGACTCTCAGCTGCACAATTTGATGATCTTACAAATTACCAGCTTCAAGGATGTGAAAATTTCCAGTTTCTTCTGTGACCCTTCTCAACTTCTGAATCTTTCCTGTTCTGATAACTTCTCTGATAACATTGTCAAGTATTTTCTTGCTGCCATATATGGCCTTTTCCCTATCTCAGGGATCTTTTTCTCTTACTATAAGATAATTGCCTCCATTCTGAGGATCCCATCTTCAGGTGGGAAGTACAAAGTTTTCTCCACCTGTGGCTCTCACCTGGcagttgtttgcttattttatggAACAGTTGTTGGAGTGTACTTGAGTTCAGCTGTATCACATTCTCCCAGAAAGGGTGCAGTAGCCTCAGTGATGTACACTGTTGTCACCCctatgctgaaccccttcatctacagcctgaggaacagggacattaAAAATGCTCTTAGGAGACTCCACAGCCGAATTTTCCACTCTTAG